CTTTGACTTGACAGCCGCCTGTTCCGGCTTCGTCTTTGGACTTGTCACCGCTGCCCAATACATCAGAACAGGCGTTTATCAAAACGTACTATTAATTGGAGCAGATATCCTCTCTCGTTGGGTAGATTGGCAAGATAGAGGTACGTGTATATTGTTCGGTGATGGCGCTGGGGCGGTAATATTGCAAGCAAACGAAAGCGATCGCTTGTTAGGATTTCAACTTAAAACTGACGGCACTCAAAACCACTATCTCAACCTTGCATATAAAGCCTCAACAGACGAACTTATCCCCGGCATAAATGTCAATAAAGGCAACTTCCAACCCATCACCATGAACGGCAAAGAAGTCTACCGCTTCGCCGTGCAACGAGTTCCAGAAGTCATCGACAAAGCTTTATTTCACGCAAATCTCAGCGTTGACCAAATAGACTGGCTGATATTACATCAAGCAAATCAGCGCATTCTCGATGCCGTAGCTCAACGCCTGAATATTCCAGCACATAAAGTTATCAGCAATCTCGCGGAATATGGCAATACCTCCGCCGCCTCTATCCCGCTTGCACTCGATGAAGCAGTGCAACAAGGCAAAATTCAACCAGGTGACATCATTGCTACCTCCGGCTTCGGTGCCGGACTCACTTGGGGAGCAGCAATTTTTCAATGGGGAAGATAAAAATTTGTTGGTTGTTAGTTGTTGGTTGTTAGTTGTTATTTGTTAGTTGTTATTTGTTAGTTGTTATTTGTTAGTTGTTAGTTGTTATTTGTTAGTTGTTATTTGTTATTGCTATCGACTAACCACTATCGACTAACCACTATCGACTAACCACTATCGACTAACCACTATCGACTAACCACTATCGACTAACCACTATCCACTAACGACAAATCGATGACTAAAACCGCATGGGTGTTTCCCGGACAAGGTTCTCAAGCACTAGGAATGGGAACCGACTTATTAGATTTACCATCCGCTGAAGATAAATTTGCCCAAGCTAAGGACATTTTGGGCTGGTCTGTGACGGAAATCTGTAAAAACGAAGAAAAGTTATCAAATACACTTTATACTCAGCCCTGTCTTTACGTAGTAGAAAGCATTCTCGCTGACATTCTCCGCGAAAGAGGACACAAACCAGATTTAGTTGCCGGTCACAGTTTGGGAGAATATATCGCTTTTTACATTGCCGGAGTATTTGAGTGGTCAACGGGGTTGCGCTTGGTGAAGCGTCGTGCAGAACTGATGGAAAGTACCGTAGGTGGTATGATGGCAGCTTTGATGAACTTCAACCGCGAACAGTTAGAACAAGCGATCGCCCAAACCCCCGACGTAGTATTAGCAAATGATAATAGTGCCGCACAAGTTGTAATTTCCGGCACACCCGAAGCAGTGCAAACAGTCATGTCCCAAGTTAAGGCAAAGCGTGCTATCCCCTTAAAAGTTTCTGGAGCATTTCACTCACCCTTAATGGCAGCCGCATCAACCGAATTTCAAGAAGTTTTAGAAGCTGTGGAATTTCAACCAGCTATTGTACCAGTATTATCTAATGTAGAACCACTTCCCTCTGTTGATGCTGAAGTTTTAAAGCAACGCCTTATAAAACAAATGACTGGTTCGGTACGCTGGCGAGAAATTTCTCTACAATTACCCAACATAGGCATTGAACGAGTAGTAGAAATTGGTCCCGGTAACGTGCTTACTGGTTTGATTAAACGCACTTGCTCTGACTTAATCATAGAAAACGTCCGCAATGCCGCTGAGTTGGGGGAATAGGGAATAGGGAATTGGTAATAGGTAATTGGTAATTGGTAATTGGTAATTGGGCATGGGGCATTGGGCATTGGTAATTTTAACTCCCCCTTGTCCACGGACACGTTCCTTAACGGGGGGGAACCCCCGCACAGAAGTGTCCTCCCCTTGTCCACGGACACGTTCCTTAACGGGGGGGAACCCCCGCACAGAAGTGTCCTCCCCTTGTCCCCCCCTCCTCCCCCATTCCCCTATGTCTGGAAATCGCGAACCGTTTATCAGTCTGGCACTTTACCACGCCTTTAAGTGGTCTGTGGTCAGCCCTATGCTTCACACTTACTTTCAAGGTAAAATTTATGATGCCCAAAACGTGCCGAAAACTGGACCTTTGGTGATAGTCAGCAATCATGCGAGTAACTATGACCCACCGATTGTTTCTAGTTGTGTAGGTCGTCCGGTAGCGTATATGGCTAAGGAAGAGTTATTTAAAATCCCGATTTTACGGACTGCGATTAAATTGTATGGTGCTTATCCGGTGAGTCGGGGAAAGAGCGATCGCGCTGCTATTCGTTCAGCTTTAGAGTATCTTGAAAACGGCTGGGCTGTGGGTGTATTTTTGCAGGGTACGCGCACCCCAGATGGACGCATTACCGACCCCAAACGAGGTGCAGCGCTGCTAGCTGCAAAGGCAAAAGCACCACTATTACCTGTATGTTTGTGGGGTAGTGAGAAAATTGAGGTAAAAGGTTCACCGATACCTCATGCAGTTCCTGTTAGTGTCAGAATTGGTAAGTTGATTGATGTTCCTAATTCTACTAATAAAGAGGAATTAGAGGCGATAACGCAACAGTGTACAACAGCAATTAATGATTTGCACTTGTTAGGGCGATAAGTTGAGATATTAGAGAAATATGCTCAAAGGAGGTAGCGATCGCCTTTATTATTTTGTGACTATAAGCTGATCGTACTTTCCACAAAACAGCATATGAGGGGCAATGAAAGTTAATAATCTTTGGCAGCGACTAAATAATCTCGCATTAGTTCGCTTTTTACTTTTAGTTGCTTCTGGCTGGGCTGTTACACAGCTTTTAGCTTACTTTGAAGCGGTCATTGTTACTTTCACATTTGCAGCAATTTTGGCTTTTTTACTCAGCTATCCTGTTAGGTGGCTGCGGCGTTTTTTGCCCCACGGTATAGCAGTTGTTTTTGTTTTTTTACTTAGTATTGTGTTTATTGGAGGTTTAGCAATCACTGTAGGTTTAGCAGTATTATCTCAAGGACAACAATTAATTGAGAGTGTAACTGCCTTTTTAAATTCTTTAATACC
Above is a genomic segment from Tolypothrix sp. NIES-4075 containing:
- the fabD gene encoding ACP S-malonyltransferase; protein product: MTKTAWVFPGQGSQALGMGTDLLDLPSAEDKFAQAKDILGWSVTEICKNEEKLSNTLYTQPCLYVVESILADILRERGHKPDLVAGHSLGEYIAFYIAGVFEWSTGLRLVKRRAELMESTVGGMMAALMNFNREQLEQAIAQTPDVVLANDNSAAQVVISGTPEAVQTVMSQVKAKRAIPLKVSGAFHSPLMAAASTEFQEVLEAVEFQPAIVPVLSNVEPLPSVDAEVLKQRLIKQMTGSVRWREISLQLPNIGIERVVEIGPGNVLTGLIKRTCSDLIIENVRNAAELGE
- a CDS encoding lysophospholipid acyltransferase family protein, with amino-acid sequence MSGNREPFISLALYHAFKWSVVSPMLHTYFQGKIYDAQNVPKTGPLVIVSNHASNYDPPIVSSCVGRPVAYMAKEELFKIPILRTAIKLYGAYPVSRGKSDRAAIRSALEYLENGWAVGVFLQGTRTPDGRITDPKRGAALLAAKAKAPLLPVCLWGSEKIEVKGSPIPHAVPVSVRIGKLIDVPNSTNKEELEAITQQCTTAINDLHLLGR
- a CDS encoding beta-ketoacyl-ACP synthase 3, whose protein sequence is MEKLGVAIIGSGSAVPTTSLDNQGLTQLVDTSDEWIATRTGIKERRLAGADESLKTIATMASKKAIATAGITAADIDLILLATSTPDDLFGTACQIQAELKATKAVAFDLTAACSGFVFGLVTAAQYIRTGVYQNVLLIGADILSRWVDWQDRGTCILFGDGAGAVILQANESDRLLGFQLKTDGTQNHYLNLAYKASTDELIPGINVNKGNFQPITMNGKEVYRFAVQRVPEVIDKALFHANLSVDQIDWLILHQANQRILDAVAQRLNIPAHKVISNLAEYGNTSAASIPLALDEAVQQGKIQPGDIIATSGFGAGLTWGAAIFQWGR